One genomic segment of Vibrio sp. SCSIO 43136 includes these proteins:
- a CDS encoding M20/M25/M40 family metallo-hydrolase: MSLDNNTEKKHAWQTAMPSEQFEFMKKVLASPSPVGFEAAMTYGVIKPEMESIMPQGWAVHQFKANAGLVFDSHPGRDDLVSVMIVGHADKIRMQVRKIDDDGKVWINTDSFLPTTLIGHEVKVFCQNPQDNSKYKVIDGCTVEALGAIHFSTPAQRTGEQGIKPEQIYLELHTHGKDRKKQVEDLGIRVGDPIILDRPIKRGVSEDTFYGAYLDNGLGCFSVVEVARLIAEQGLDNVRVMYTVATHEEIGRHGSTQLVGELKPDVLIATDVNHDYEAAPGIGNRRMNVLKMGEGFTIGRGSVTSEYLVSAFEQVCREQEIPYQLDFSGRDMGTDGMAAALAGVDSAAISIGYPIRNMHTSSESAHTGDLLGSIHAIAGLLRHFNEMNDGTGIKRDDLKNSHIRLDHV, translated from the coding sequence ATGAGCTTAGACAACAACACGGAAAAGAAACACGCTTGGCAAACCGCAATGCCATCAGAGCAGTTCGAATTTATGAAGAAGGTACTTGCATCACCTTCTCCAGTAGGTTTTGAAGCAGCGATGACTTATGGCGTGATCAAGCCTGAAATGGAATCCATCATGCCTCAAGGTTGGGCAGTACATCAGTTCAAAGCCAACGCAGGTTTAGTATTCGATTCTCATCCGGGTCGTGATGATCTTGTGAGTGTGATGATTGTTGGTCACGCAGATAAAATCCGCATGCAAGTGCGTAAGATTGATGATGATGGCAAAGTTTGGATCAACACAGATTCATTCCTGCCAACAACCTTGATTGGCCATGAAGTTAAGGTGTTCTGCCAAAACCCACAAGACAACAGTAAGTACAAAGTGATCGATGGCTGTACAGTTGAAGCCCTAGGTGCGATTCACTTCTCAACCCCAGCGCAGCGCACAGGCGAGCAGGGCATTAAGCCTGAGCAAATCTACCTAGAACTGCACACTCACGGTAAAGATCGTAAGAAGCAAGTAGAAGACTTAGGCATTCGTGTTGGTGACCCAATCATCTTAGATCGCCCGATTAAGCGTGGTGTATCCGAAGATACTTTCTACGGTGCTTACCTAGATAACGGTCTTGGCTGTTTCTCTGTGGTTGAAGTGGCTCGCTTGATCGCAGAGCAAGGTCTAGACAATGTACGTGTTATGTACACGGTTGCAACACATGAAGAGATTGGTCGTCACGGTTCAACACAGCTGGTGGGCGAACTTAAGCCAGATGTACTGATCGCAACAGATGTAAACCATGATTACGAAGCGGCGCCGGGTATTGGTAACCGTCGTATGAACGTGCTTAAAATGGGTGAAGGTTTCACTATCGGACGTGGTTCAGTAACCTCTGAATACCTAGTGAGCGCATTTGAGCAAGTATGTCGTGAGCAAGAGATTCCTTATCAGCTAGATTTCTCTGGTCGTGACATGGGTACTGATGGCATGGCAGCCGCACTTGCTGGTGTTGATAGTGCAGCGATCAGTATCGGTTACCCAATCCGCAACATGCACACCTCTTCTGAGTCTGCACATACGGGTGATCTGCTTGGCTCAATTCATGCTATCGCTGGCCTGCTTCGTCACTTCAACGAGATGAATGACGGAACTGGCATCAAGCGTGATGATCTTAAAAACAGTCACATTCGTTTAGATCACGTTTAA
- a CDS encoding sensor domain-containing diguanylate cyclase, with protein sequence MSIRQHQKWVNPILTLASTLILTLVTLYSVHQSQTRYTDTLFINLVEQQTQSLQKAIDSDLISIGAGATFFHATSPSNWPRFHIFADDIMKSSDTLVALQWMQKVEPNQIEKHSLKTRQLFPDFKIYTVPKNSGKVLGYHAPNNEPIFVATDIYPRTKENLKVIGLYSYRERTTKLIKGMKDTGQVQVSNKVRLIQDGIGEGIKREGMLVFHPVFDAKEGSDLIGYVIGVIRTTPYFERLISRTVLEQELLLRVSDRGFEAEAAPLLYQSPDWESESGQTISRHVMLPNRNWEIEFKLSHHVQKSAQYSLIAIGLGGLIISLLLSYIVLIQVRSQEHLAHQLASRTQELQYMVDHDSMTGIYNRRFFNKELTQRIKNNEQFALATFDIDHFKSINDNFGHLIGDELLIHVTQIVAEQLSDKDIFARIGGDEFCVISNQTNGAIFEARLDLIRNAVRETPLQIGDQEVLCTLSIGGAIRSDENSESLLHIADMALYRSKESGRDSVSLDY encoded by the coding sequence ATGAGCATTCGACAGCATCAAAAATGGGTAAACCCAATACTGACTCTTGCCTCAACGCTAATTTTGACCCTTGTCACCCTATATAGTGTACATCAGTCACAAACACGCTATACCGATACCTTATTCATCAACTTAGTCGAACAGCAAACCCAAAGTTTGCAGAAGGCCATCGACAGCGATCTCATCTCAATTGGTGCAGGCGCAACCTTCTTCCATGCGACCTCGCCTTCAAACTGGCCTCGTTTCCATATCTTTGCTGATGACATCATGAAATCTTCAGATACCTTGGTCGCCCTGCAATGGATGCAGAAAGTCGAGCCGAATCAAATCGAAAAGCACAGCCTAAAAACGCGTCAGTTATTTCCCGACTTTAAAATCTATACGGTGCCAAAAAACAGCGGCAAGGTGCTCGGTTATCATGCGCCAAATAATGAACCGATATTTGTGGCAACGGACATATACCCAAGAACCAAGGAAAACCTCAAAGTCATCGGTTTGTACTCTTACCGTGAACGCACAACAAAGCTAATAAAAGGCATGAAAGACACAGGCCAGGTGCAGGTGTCCAATAAAGTGCGTCTGATCCAAGATGGTATTGGAGAGGGCATCAAGCGTGAGGGTATGCTGGTGTTTCACCCAGTGTTTGATGCAAAGGAAGGCTCCGATTTAATAGGTTACGTCATAGGTGTTATCCGAACGACGCCCTATTTTGAGCGCCTTATATCTCGTACCGTACTTGAACAAGAATTACTGCTGCGTGTATCTGACCGAGGCTTTGAAGCAGAAGCCGCTCCCTTACTATATCAAAGCCCAGATTGGGAGAGTGAGTCAGGCCAAACGATCAGTCGCCACGTAATGCTGCCTAATAGAAACTGGGAAATCGAGTTTAAGCTCTCCCATCACGTTCAAAAAAGTGCTCAATATTCATTAATTGCCATCGGGTTGGGCGGCCTAATTATCTCCTTGCTGCTTAGCTATATTGTGCTTATCCAAGTGCGTTCTCAAGAGCACCTAGCACACCAACTGGCCAGTCGAACCCAAGAACTACAGTACATGGTTGACCATGATTCCATGACCGGCATCTACAACCGTAGATTCTTTAATAAAGAGCTCACTCAGCGAATAAAAAACAACGAGCAGTTTGCGCTTGCCACCTTTGATATTGACCACTTTAAGTCCATCAATGATAACTTTGGTCACTTAATTGGCGACGAATTGCTGATTCATGTCACCCAAATCGTTGCAGAACAATTAAGTGACAAAGACATTTTTGCACGTATCGGTGGTGATGAATTTTGCGTCATTTCCAACCAAACCAACGGCGCTATTTTTGAAGCGAGACTAGATCTGATCCGCAATGCCGTGAGAGAAACACCACTACAAATTGGCGACCAAGAAGTGTTATGTACTTTGAGTATTGGTGGCGCTATACGAAGTGATGAAAACTCAGAGTCTCTGCTGCATATTGCCGATATGGCGCTGTATCGCAGCAAAGAAAGCGGGCGAGATAGTGTCTCTCTTGACTACTAA
- a CDS encoding LysR family transcriptional regulator: protein MENESYGFNWDDLKFFLAVVRTGTLRGGAESIGVNHTTLTRRISVMEVQVGSRLFDRSKQGLVLTQIGEELLPFAERVEDEMIAASRMIIGRDSDPVGTVYVSLPHGMALTSLMDDFAAFSQQYPEITLNLQFGNDIANLHKREADVSIRVADEVYDDAVGRRLVQMSQAAYCSREYAEKVKDNSGEGLHFIGWHEPEGQESSKWLTESFYPKATLKHRVSELVPLISLAASGLGMAYLACNLGDRHPNLVRAPFQKPLPYRSIWLLLHRDLRTTARIRCFVDFLAERIQSRENEFWVSGTASRANLQG from the coding sequence ATGGAAAACGAAAGCTACGGATTTAACTGGGATGATTTGAAGTTCTTTCTCGCTGTCGTACGCACAGGCACGTTACGTGGTGGTGCAGAGAGTATCGGCGTCAATCACACCACATTGACTCGAAGAATTTCAGTGATGGAAGTGCAAGTCGGTAGTCGGCTATTTGATCGCTCAAAACAAGGCCTAGTATTGACTCAGATAGGAGAGGAGTTACTACCATTTGCAGAACGAGTTGAAGATGAAATGATTGCGGCTTCACGGATGATTATTGGCCGTGATTCAGACCCCGTTGGTACAGTGTATGTATCTCTACCTCATGGTATGGCATTAACGTCATTGATGGATGATTTCGCCGCATTTTCACAGCAGTACCCTGAAATTACTCTTAATCTACAATTTGGGAATGACATAGCAAACCTACATAAGCGTGAAGCAGATGTTTCCATTCGTGTTGCCGATGAAGTATATGACGATGCGGTAGGTCGGCGCTTAGTCCAGATGTCGCAAGCGGCCTATTGCTCTCGAGAATACGCAGAGAAAGTGAAGGACAATAGTGGTGAAGGGCTGCATTTCATCGGTTGGCATGAACCAGAGGGGCAGGAGTCTTCCAAGTGGCTCACAGAGAGCTTTTATCCAAAGGCAACACTCAAACACCGTGTTTCGGAGTTGGTGCCTCTCATTTCTCTCGCAGCCTCTGGTTTAGGTATGGCTTATTTAGCGTGCAACCTTGGTGATCGACACCCAAATCTAGTCCGTGCTCCTTTCCAAAAGCCACTACCTTATCGAAGCATTTGGTTGCTGCTTCACAGAGATCTACGAACGACAGCGCGTATTCGTTGCTTTGTTGACTTCCTTGCCGAACGCATTCAAAGCCGTGAAAATGAGTTTTGGGTTTCTGGTACGGCTAGCCGAGCCAACTTACAAGGTTAG
- a CDS encoding SDR family NAD(P)-dependent oxidoreductase — MNTIQTVLVTGANAGIGFEFARQLAEQDHIKKIVLGCRSEEKAQAARFRLTTMTGRDIFEILIMDVADTNSVKQAVTELTAPIDAVVLNAGGMGGQQPNQLTKDGVTMIFASNVLGHVVLVNELIKHQLVTSTILYAGSETARGIPKMGIAKPELSNSSVDEFASIANGSKFGAKADPMDIYGTIKLTGALWMASMSRQHPHLRFITMSPGGTTGTNGMDDLPFAKKVFFKYIGSVLMPMFGMMHSVEKGAKRYVDGLFNPRFESGRFYASKAGSPTGEVIDQITLDPSLGHTTAQDNARTAIAKFA; from the coding sequence ATGAACACTATTCAAACCGTATTAGTCACAGGTGCCAATGCAGGCATCGGGTTCGAGTTTGCTCGCCAACTCGCAGAGCAAGACCACATTAAAAAGATAGTTTTAGGCTGTAGAAGTGAAGAAAAAGCCCAAGCGGCTCGATTCCGACTCACCACCATGACAGGTCGAGATATTTTCGAGATTCTCATTATGGATGTTGCCGATACCAACTCCGTCAAGCAGGCGGTAACCGAGCTCACTGCGCCAATCGATGCTGTTGTACTTAATGCGGGCGGTATGGGAGGACAGCAACCAAACCAGCTTACTAAAGATGGCGTGACCATGATTTTTGCCTCCAATGTCCTAGGGCATGTCGTGCTGGTCAATGAGCTGATTAAGCATCAGTTGGTCACCTCAACGATTCTTTACGCTGGATCTGAAACGGCACGTGGCATTCCTAAAATGGGAATTGCCAAGCCAGAGTTATCTAACTCTTCGGTTGACGAGTTTGCGTCGATTGCCAATGGCAGCAAATTTGGCGCAAAAGCAGACCCTATGGACATCTACGGCACAATTAAACTGACGGGTGCGCTTTGGATGGCGTCAATGTCTAGACAACACCCTCACCTACGTTTCATTACCATGAGTCCTGGCGGTACTACAGGCACTAACGGTATGGACGACTTACCATTTGCCAAAAAGGTGTTCTTCAAATACATCGGCAGTGTGTTGATGCCAATGTTTGGCATGATGCACAGCGTAGAAAAAGGGGCCAAACGATATGTCGATGGGTTGTTTAACCCTCGATTTGAATCTGGTCGATTTTATGCCAGTAAAGCTGGCTCTCCGACGGGAGAAGTGATTGACCAAATTACATTAGACCCATCACTCGGCCACACCACGGCGCAAGATAACGCCAGAACAGCCATTGCGAAATTTGCGTAA
- a CDS encoding DUF4345 family protein, with the protein MDTTLQILVGLATVMLSGLGLMSMFAPQKMVANFALEPVGSAGLNTIRSIIGGLFLASVTVLAMGLSSGNTEGYMFVAIVMIAVAVGRVVGLVLDGFNKAVIPPLVLELVIASVLIFTHFKNGGFY; encoded by the coding sequence ATGGATACTACACTACAAATTTTAGTCGGTCTGGCAACAGTGATGCTAAGTGGTTTGGGGCTAATGTCGATGTTTGCACCACAAAAGATGGTCGCGAACTTCGCCCTTGAGCCTGTGGGTTCTGCTGGGTTAAACACCATACGCTCCATCATTGGTGGGTTATTTCTCGCCAGTGTTACCGTGTTAGCCATGGGGTTAAGCTCAGGCAATACCGAAGGCTACATGTTTGTCGCCATTGTGATGATTGCTGTTGCGGTTGGCCGAGTTGTCGGTCTGGTACTCGATGGGTTTAACAAAGCAGTGATCCCACCATTAGTACTAGAGCTCGTGATCGCATCGGTTTTAATATTCACCCATTTCAAGAATGGTGGCTTCTATTAA
- a CDS encoding hotdog fold domain-containing protein, giving the protein MRKNLKIYQRMRRLPFGNQLFSFVVCRMAPYFGSIKPQVTDLKPGYAQVTIKKRRRVTNHLNTVHAIAMCNMAELAGGMMTDVSVPTKSRWIPVGMTVEYLKKAKSDLTAHAIGDGIDWNSAGDKLVPVEVKDVEGNLVFRAQITMNVRMA; this is encoded by the coding sequence ATGCGCAAAAACTTAAAAATCTACCAAAGAATGCGTCGTTTACCTTTCGGCAACCAACTGTTTAGTTTTGTGGTGTGTCGAATGGCTCCCTACTTCGGTTCAATCAAGCCACAAGTTACTGACCTTAAACCTGGCTACGCTCAAGTAACGATAAAAAAACGTCGCCGAGTCACCAATCACCTCAATACCGTCCATGCGATCGCCATGTGCAATATGGCTGAACTAGCGGGCGGTATGATGACGGATGTATCTGTACCGACCAAAAGCCGCTGGATACCCGTTGGCATGACGGTGGAATATCTTAAGAAGGCAAAATCCGATCTCACGGCACATGCCATAGGTGATGGGATTGACTGGAACAGTGCTGGCGACAAACTGGTGCCTGTTGAGGTGAAAGACGTTGAAGGCAATCTGGTTTTTCGTGCGCAAATCACCATGAATGTGAGAATGGCCTGA
- a CDS encoding aldehyde dehydrogenase family protein: MIYAQPGTDSAVVGFKSHYDNYIGGEWVKPVSGEYFDNISPVNGEVYCQVARSGEADIALALDAAHAARSSWATTSVTERSNILLKIADRIEENLEELAVAETWENGKPVRETLAADLPLIVDHFRYFAGCIRAQEGSAAELDSNTASYHFPEPIGVVGQIIPWNFPMLMAAWKLAPALAAGCCVVLKPAEQTPTSILALMEKIGDLIPAGVINVVNGYGSEAGQALATSDRIAKLAFTGSTEVGHHILKCAAESLIPSTVELGGKSPNIYFPDVFEHEDEYLDKCIEGTLLAFFNQGEVCTCPSRVLVHEDIYDRFIAKVAERAKTIVQGDPLDTDTQVGAQASQEQFDKILSYLEIGRQEGARVVFGGEIAQQQGSLDKGYYIQPTLLEGNNKMRVFQEEIFGPVIAITKFKDEAEALAIANDTDYGLGAGVWTRDANLAYRMGRNIEAGRVWINCYHAYPAHAAFGGYKKSGIGRETHKMMLDHYQNTKNLLISYDVNPLGFF; this comes from the coding sequence ATGATCTACGCACAGCCAGGTACAGACAGCGCCGTTGTCGGTTTTAAGAGTCACTATGACAACTACATCGGTGGTGAATGGGTAAAACCTGTCAGTGGTGAGTATTTTGACAATATCTCCCCTGTGAATGGAGAGGTCTACTGTCAGGTAGCTCGCTCAGGTGAGGCGGATATCGCCTTGGCATTGGACGCGGCTCATGCTGCCCGCAGTAGCTGGGCGACCACTAGCGTGACTGAACGCTCGAATATTCTGCTTAAGATAGCTGACCGAATTGAGGAAAATCTCGAAGAGCTTGCGGTCGCCGAAACTTGGGAGAATGGCAAGCCTGTACGTGAGACGCTTGCCGCTGATTTACCATTGATCGTCGATCACTTCCGCTATTTTGCAGGCTGTATTCGTGCCCAAGAGGGCAGCGCAGCGGAGCTTGATTCAAACACCGCTAGTTATCACTTCCCTGAGCCAATCGGTGTGGTTGGACAGATAATCCCATGGAACTTCCCTATGTTGATGGCTGCGTGGAAGCTTGCGCCAGCGCTTGCGGCGGGATGCTGTGTGGTACTCAAGCCTGCGGAGCAAACCCCGACTTCAATACTAGCGCTGATGGAGAAGATCGGTGATCTGATCCCAGCAGGGGTGATTAACGTGGTTAATGGCTACGGCAGTGAGGCAGGACAGGCGCTAGCAACCAGTGACCGCATCGCCAAGCTGGCATTCACAGGCTCAACTGAGGTTGGGCATCATATACTGAAATGCGCCGCAGAGAGCCTAATCCCATCCACGGTTGAGCTAGGTGGCAAGTCGCCAAATATCTATTTCCCGGATGTGTTTGAACATGAGGATGAATATCTGGATAAATGTATAGAGGGCACCTTGTTGGCTTTCTTTAATCAGGGTGAGGTGTGTACCTGTCCATCACGAGTGCTAGTACATGAGGATATCTATGACCGCTTTATCGCTAAGGTCGCCGAGCGAGCGAAAACGATAGTGCAGGGCGATCCACTCGATACTGATACTCAAGTTGGTGCGCAGGCCTCTCAAGAACAGTTCGATAAGATCCTTAGCTACCTAGAGATTGGTCGCCAAGAAGGTGCGAGAGTGGTGTTTGGTGGCGAGATTGCGCAGCAGCAGGGATCGCTGGACAAGGGCTACTACATTCAGCCAACCTTGCTTGAAGGCAACAACAAAATGCGTGTCTTCCAGGAGGAGATCTTTGGCCCAGTGATTGCGATCACCAAGTTTAAAGATGAGGCTGAAGCATTGGCGATTGCTAATGATACCGATTATGGGCTTGGTGCTGGGGTCTGGACTCGTGATGCCAATCTCGCCTATAGAATGGGAAGAAATATCGAAGCTGGACGAGTTTGGATCAATTGTTATCACGCTTATCCAGCCCATGCGGCTTTTGGTGGCTATAAGAAATCCGGTATTGGCCGAGAGACACATAAGATGATGCTCGACCACTATCAGAACACCAAAAACCTATTGATTAGTTATGATGTTAATCCGCTAGGCTTTTTCTAA
- a CDS encoding sigma-54-dependent Fis family transcriptional regulator, with the protein MHLNPSHAQEWLASSWQRSKQAGLSERRLPEDIRVSDRHLAQQRSDHAELIDAVQLCALPLFNQLFAHTDSRLILTDNQGVILASWGQPRFKERLTSIALSSGSCWQEKLKGTNAIGTALVEAKPVTIIGEQHFIQQHRFISCSAIPIKSPLGDLVGVLDITSEQQIHDINTQMLVHSMVQQVENRLLLSTPEASFQINIACEPSLLGTHWQGILITSETGRVVAHNQIAGQILAQSNVIGYQLDSLLQGDAEKIVYSSHPLQQKRRRSKTLSSSCDLHFGDRTFEQSWQQATRVIDKDISIMILGETGVGKNEFVKALHNHSHRRNAPLISVNCGALARDLVEAELFGYEAGAFTGANPKGSKGKIRLADKGILFLDEIGDLPLDAQSRLLHVLQDKTVVPLGSGRSYSVDARIIAATHKDLEQLVAQGLFRQDLYYRLNGLVTALPKLAQREDKAALIQAIHQRYCETDQQLCPHLNKVLMAYHWPGNIRELDNLIKVASLMAQGDPQLNLSHVPEHLAKGLAQTELTSSNPESKDLKSTLEDTLVKTYQANQGNISKTSRMLGISRNTLYRKLKAIGLIR; encoded by the coding sequence ATGCATCTTAACCCCTCACATGCACAGGAGTGGCTGGCAAGCTCTTGGCAGCGAAGTAAACAGGCTGGATTGAGTGAACGACGCCTGCCAGAAGATATCCGCGTCTCAGATCGACACCTCGCCCAGCAGCGCTCAGATCACGCAGAGCTTATTGACGCTGTGCAGCTCTGCGCTCTACCTCTGTTTAATCAACTATTTGCGCACACCGATAGTCGCCTGATCCTGACCGACAATCAGGGGGTGATCCTCGCTAGCTGGGGACAGCCAAGATTTAAAGAGCGTCTGACGTCAATTGCTCTGAGCTCAGGCAGTTGCTGGCAAGAAAAACTCAAGGGCACCAATGCCATAGGCACGGCTCTGGTTGAGGCAAAACCGGTCACTATTATTGGTGAGCAGCACTTTATCCAGCAGCACCGCTTTATAAGTTGTAGCGCCATTCCAATCAAAAGTCCTCTGGGAGATCTGGTTGGAGTGCTAGATATTACAAGTGAGCAGCAGATCCATGACATCAACACCCAGATGCTGGTGCATAGCATGGTACAGCAGGTGGAAAATCGGTTGCTGCTCTCAACACCCGAAGCAAGCTTTCAGATCAATATTGCCTGTGAGCCTTCCCTGCTTGGCACCCATTGGCAAGGGATACTGATCACCAGTGAAACTGGGCGAGTGGTCGCCCATAACCAGATCGCAGGGCAGATCTTGGCTCAATCAAATGTGATTGGTTACCAGCTCGATTCGCTGCTTCAAGGGGATGCGGAGAAGATCGTGTATAGCTCGCATCCATTGCAACAAAAGCGTCGCCGCAGCAAAACCCTAAGCTCTTCTTGTGACCTGCATTTTGGAGACAGAACCTTTGAGCAGAGCTGGCAACAAGCCACTCGGGTCATCGACAAAGACATCAGTATTATGATCCTTGGTGAAACTGGCGTAGGTAAGAATGAGTTTGTAAAGGCTCTGCACAATCACAGCCACCGCCGAAATGCGCCGCTTATCTCAGTCAACTGTGGCGCACTGGCAAGAGATCTGGTTGAAGCAGAGCTATTTGGCTACGAGGCGGGAGCCTTTACTGGAGCCAATCCTAAGGGCAGCAAAGGAAAGATCCGTCTTGCCGATAAAGGGATTTTATTTCTGGATGAGATTGGTGACCTGCCACTAGATGCGCAAAGTCGCCTGCTGCATGTATTACAAGACAAAACCGTTGTGCCGCTTGGCTCTGGACGCTCTTACTCAGTCGATGCTCGAATTATCGCCGCCACTCATAAAGACCTAGAGCAACTGGTAGCACAAGGACTATTCCGCCAAGACCTTTACTACCGCCTCAATGGTCTGGTGACCGCCCTGCCTAAACTGGCACAGCGAGAAGATAAGGCAGCGCTGATCCAAGCTATCCACCAGCGCTACTGCGAAACGGATCAACAGTTATGCCCTCACCTAAATAAGGTGCTTATGGCCTACCACTGGCCGGGCAATATTCGAGAGCTAGACAATTTAATCAAGGTAGCAAGTCTAATGGCTCAGGGCGATCCTCAGCTTAACCTGAGTCACGTCCCCGAGCACCTTGCCAAAGGTTTGGCACAGACAGAGCTGACATCTTCCAATCCTGAGAGTAAGGATCTTAAATCTACCCTTGAGGATACCTTGGTAAAAACCTATCAAGCCAATCAAGGAAATATCAGCAAAACATCACGCATGCTAGGGATCAGCCGCAATACCCTGTATCGGAAACTTAAAGCAATAGGGCTTATTCGTTAG
- a CDS encoding LysR family transcriptional regulator encodes MISFEQVTCFTHVYELQSFSKASVKLGKARSTVRERIAALEDMMAVELFVIEGKKAVPTEYARRLYPRARLLARQALEFENIALSAYQGELSNITLYHDSLTPTAMLIEIESEIKSLVPNVSIHWLQRDRHHCLAEIESGEVLLAIMPGLGNIHPSSAIGSVNLGAYPLGIYTATDSDIPTQPIALAELTTRKQLITENDLNNALRHTKMSSVYEVVTSKQFLMEKLMREGWSVVAQQDAQAYLERGQLRRVDLLEAPASIRQDCIMFYNLSSEASEQETKIVQAVSDVAKRIGL; translated from the coding sequence ATGATCTCATTTGAACAAGTGACCTGTTTTACTCACGTGTATGAGTTGCAAAGTTTTAGCAAAGCCAGCGTTAAGCTTGGTAAAGCGCGCTCCACCGTTAGAGAAAGAATTGCGGCGTTGGAAGATATGATGGCGGTTGAGCTATTTGTCATTGAAGGGAAAAAGGCTGTCCCAACTGAATATGCTCGTCGTTTGTATCCTCGAGCAAGGCTATTGGCAAGACAGGCCCTAGAGTTCGAAAACATAGCCTTGTCCGCCTACCAAGGTGAGCTTTCCAATATCACTCTGTATCATGACAGCCTGACCCCAACGGCTATGCTGATCGAGATTGAAAGCGAGATTAAGTCTTTGGTTCCCAATGTATCTATTCACTGGCTTCAGCGCGATAGGCATCACTGTTTGGCGGAGATAGAATCAGGAGAGGTGCTTTTGGCAATTATGCCGGGTCTTGGCAATATTCATCCGAGTTCCGCCATTGGCAGCGTCAATTTAGGCGCTTACCCGTTGGGTATTTACACCGCAACCGACTCAGATATTCCAACACAGCCGATCGCCTTAGCCGAACTCACCACAAGAAAGCAGTTGATTACAGAAAATGATTTAAACAATGCGCTCAGGCACACCAAGATGAGTAGTGTGTACGAGGTTGTTACGTCAAAGCAGTTTTTGATGGAAAAACTGATGCGAGAGGGGTGGAGTGTAGTCGCGCAGCAAGATGCTCAGGCTTATCTTGAACGTGGTCAGCTGAGGAGGGTCGATTTGCTCGAAGCGCCAGCGTCTATCCGCCAAGACTGTATTATGTTTTACAACTTATCGTCAGAAGCTTCGGAGCAAGAAACCAAAATTGTTCAAGCGGTGAGCGACGTGGCGAAACGAATTGGACTCTAG